Genomic window (Ferrimicrobium sp.):
TTGCGATGACCCTCGACGCCAAGGTCGCTGATGGTCGCGGCGTCTCCCAGTGGATCACGTCGGCGCCGGCACGCGAGCGTGGTCACGAGTTGCGTGCCCGAGTTGGGGCGATCGCCGTCGGAGCCAACACGATGGAGGTCGATCACCCACAGCTGACCGCTCGGCCCAAGGACGTCGGTGCATCATTTCCCCAGCCCGAACGCTGGGTCTTTGCCCGACGCCCGTTAAGTTTTTGCACTCCTGGTGTCAAGATCACCAAGGAGACTCCCGAGGACTTTCTCGATCGTCTCGGCGCAGAGGGAGTACTCGAACTCTTGGTCGAGGGTGGGCCGACCCTGCTTGGCTCCTTTCTCGATCATGAGCTCGTCGATGAGCTTTTTGTCTACGTCGCACCCATCATCTTCGGTGATCAGCAAGCGAGCGACGCCTTTCGCCTGACGCCCCCGGCGCTGCTTGGGGATCCCGGGCGGTTTGTCCATAGGGGGGCTGAGAACATCGGTGACGATGTCGAGCTCCGATTACGTTCACGACGGGCCGAACAAAGCCGGGCTGACTTTGTGTCAGTGCACCTGGACAGCTAGCGTCTCGCAAACCGTGCTCGAAGGGATCGGTATGTGTTGTCATGGATCGCCCCAACGTCCTCTATCGCGGCGATGGAGGGGGTGATAGCGTCGACCCCGCTACTGGGCAATCGACCGACAGCTTTTGCTCACCTGATAGGCCAGAGGTTCCCTGGTTAAATCGGTAGTGATCGAACGGGCTTGTTGGCGGCCCCGTTGAGATGTTGATGGTGCGACCTGGGATCGGCCGAGGACAATAGGCGGTGCTTGCACAAACTAGGCTGAGTAGAGTAACGCATTGAAGGGATTGAGTCGATGTTTTCAGGGATTGTCGCCACGACTGTCCTTTATCGTGGCCAGAGCGTTGATGGTATCCATCGCTTCTCCCTTGGTCAGTGGCGCCCGGCCATCGAGCTGGGATCTTCCATCGCGTGCAACGGCGTCTGCTTGACCGTCGTTGAGGTCGACGATGAGTGCTTTGGGGTCGAGATCATCGAAGAGACGATGCATCGCAGCACGTTTTCGCGCTTGGCACCTGGTGCCCGAGTCAATGTCGAACAGAGCATCACCGCAAGCACCCTCCTCGATGGAGGGATCGTGCAAGGGCACGTTGACTGTGTCGGTCGCGTGACGCACGAAGGTCCCGATCTGAGCGTGAGCTTCGATCCACGCTTTGATGAGCTGGTTGTTGAGAAGGGTGGCATCGTCTTCAACGGTGTGAGTTTGACGGTGACCGCAGTTGGTACTGGGAGTGCC
Coding sequences:
- a CDS encoding riboflavin synthase → MFSGIVATTVLYRGQSVDGIHRFSLGQWRPAIELGSSIACNGVCLTVVEVDDECFGVEIIEETMHRSTFSRLAPGARVNVEQSITASTLLDGGIVQGHVDCVGRVTHEGPDLSVSFDPRFDELVVEKGGIVFNGVSLTVTAVGTGSASVALIPETLRRTNLSDLVVGSPLNIEFDIIGKYLVRQRSLEQREAVN
- the ribD gene encoding bifunctional diaminohydroxyphosphoribosylaminopyrimidine deaminase/5-amino-6-(5-phosphoribosylamino)uracil reductase RibD — its product is MTDDALMERAVALSRRARFSAPPNPWVGAVIVDAGGVVGQGWTQPLGGPHAEVVALREAGERAHGATMYVTLEPCAHHGRTPPCVEAIEAAGIGRVVVAIQDPDERVAGRGFLALRQAGIALDVGIGAEAVVDELLPYLYQRRSHRPWVLAKVAMTLDAKVADGRGVSQWITSAPARERGHELRARVGAIAVGANTMEVDHPQLTARPKDVGASFPQPERWVFARRPLSFCTPGVKITKETPEDFLDRLGAEGVLELLVEGGPTLLGSFLDHELVDELFVYVAPIIFGDQQASDAFRLTPPALLGDPGRFVHRGAENIGDDVELRLRSRRAEQSRADFVSVHLDS